One genomic region from Nostoc sphaeroides encodes:
- a CDS encoding PAS domain S-box protein, giving the protein MFNQLDEYNSQLFEQCPVGLVLCRTDGTLISINPAYAAILGRTVSETLNLNDRQITPENYAIADQAMLKQLEQTGRYGPHEKELIHKNGHLVPVRISGQMIEKDGEQLIWSSVEDISDLRRIQQERQHTEQILKQSEARYRSLVTVNTQIVWVSTPQGICFELASWIAYTGQSLAEAENGGWIDAVHPDDRAYTGEVWSAAVANLSMYQIEYRIRGKDGNYRYFWVWGAPVIEEDGSVREWIGTCTDIHERKLAEAENQRLKERYRSLVTATSQIVWGATPEGLGISSEMLTWMDYTGQSETEVEGWGWFDPIHPDDRANSTEVWNAAMANRGIYQTEYRLHGKDGTYRYFSVCGAPVLEEDGSIREWIGTCTDIHDRKQAEAENQRLLDMLNHSSDAIIVRDMSDKISHWNQGAERLYGWTREEVKDQCIQAFIKKTFLKPKEEIAAELLEQGNWEGEVEHLTHEGKVITVQSRWTLQRDISGQPCAVLEINTDITARKQAEIALRQLNQELEARVVERTAALQNTLAEAQGLNAILDNLADGLLVADTAGQITHFNPAFLAMHGLTATALNGHYRELPISGLADLIARTQSYPKEVFSAEVALTKERIGQAVATAIFKKTTDSEPDACFGSALLIRDVTAEKEIDQMKTDFISTVSHELRTPLTSVLGFASIIQEKLQTDVFPMIATEDRKLQKTIKRVADNLNIIVSEAERLTSLINDVLDIAKMEAGKVEWQMQPIDPSELLDWATNSTAGLFETNGLQLVSEIEPGLPQIIGDRNRLLQVLINLISNAVKFTESGCVTCRVKQGNDGVCISVIDTGIGIAPEDQPKVFEKFRQVGDTLTDKPKGTGLGLPICKQIVDHHGGRIWVESEAGKGSIFSFIIPTYTSDQKTNANLNLDTLVKQLKEHVITKNAVLNQNRKTILVVDDDANIRELLRQQLENEGYNVREGKDGMDAIHQIKLARPDLILLDVMMPQINGFDVAAVLKNDPQTADIPIIILSIIENKERGYHIGIDRYLTKPIDTEKLLTEIGSLLYQGTSSKKVLVVDKNASALKTLSDVLQTQGYSVIEASNPQECIYKALSAKPDMIIIDSIFSQEADLVKTLRFEKELENVFFIMLSEQ; this is encoded by the coding sequence ATGTTTAACCAACTTGATGAATACAACAGTCAGCTATTTGAACAATGTCCCGTTGGGCTGGTACTGTGCCGAACAGATGGGACGCTAATTAGCATCAACCCTGCCTATGCTGCCATTTTGGGGCGGACTGTTTCAGAAACCCTGAATCTCAACGATCGCCAGATTACTCCTGAAAACTATGCGATCGCTGACCAAGCTATGCTAAAGCAACTAGAACAAACTGGTCGCTACGGCCCCCATGAGAAAGAGTTAATCCATAAAAACGGGCATCTGGTTCCGGTGAGGATTTCTGGACAGATGATTGAGAAAGATGGGGAGCAACTGATCTGGTCTAGTGTGGAGGACATCAGCGACCTTCGACGCATTCAGCAGGAACGCCAACATACTGAACAAATCCTGAAACAGAGTGAAGCTCGATACCGTTCTTTGGTAACTGTTAATACACAAATTGTCTGGGTAAGCACACCACAAGGAATTTGCTTTGAACTGGCAAGCTGGATAGCCTATACAGGTCAAAGTCTAGCTGAAGCGGAGAATGGCGGCTGGATTGATGCCGTTCATCCTGACGATCGCGCCTACACCGGAGAAGTCTGGAGTGCTGCCGTGGCAAACCTGAGTATGTATCAAATTGAATACCGAATTCGTGGCAAGGATGGCAACTATCGCTACTTTTGGGTCTGGGGTGCGCCCGTTATAGAAGAAGATGGCAGCGTCCGGGAGTGGATCGGCACCTGCACCGATATTCACGAGCGCAAGCTGGCAGAAGCCGAAAATCAGCGTCTAAAAGAACGATATCGCTCCTTAGTAACTGCGACTTCACAGATTGTCTGGGGAGCTACCCCGGAAGGGCTGGGAATAAGTAGTGAAATGCTCACCTGGATGGACTACACGGGGCAGAGCGAAACTGAAGTTGAGGGTTGGGGCTGGTTCGATCCAATTCACCCCGATGACCGTGCCAACTCCACAGAAGTTTGGAATGCTGCTATGGCAAACCGAGGTATCTACCAAACCGAATATCGGCTGCATGGTAAGGATGGCACATACCGCTACTTCTCTGTCTGTGGTGCCCCCGTCTTGGAAGAAGACGGCAGTATTCGGGAATGGATTGGCACCTGTACTGATATTCACGATCGCAAACAGGCAGAAGCTGAAAATCAACGTTTATTGGATATGTTGAATCATTCCAGCGATGCCATTATCGTCCGTGACATGAGCGACAAAATCTCTCACTGGAATCAGGGTGCCGAAAGGCTCTACGGTTGGACGCGTGAGGAAGTAAAAGACCAATGCATTCAAGCTTTTATCAAAAAAACTTTTCTAAAGCCAAAGGAAGAAATTGCAGCAGAGTTATTAGAGCAAGGTAATTGGGAAGGAGAAGTGGAACATCTCACCCATGAAGGCAAAGTGATTACCGTCCAAAGCCGATGGACGTTACAACGGGACATCTCTGGTCAGCCCTGCGCGGTGCTGGAAATCAATACCGATATTACTGCTCGCAAACAAGCAGAAATTGCTCTGCGGCAACTAAATCAAGAACTGGAAGCCAGAGTTGTCGAGCGGACGGCTGCTCTGCAAAATACCCTAGCAGAAGCGCAGGGATTAAATGCCATTTTGGATAACTTAGCAGATGGTTTGTTAGTGGCAGACACCGCAGGACAAATCACCCACTTCAATCCTGCTTTTTTAGCCATGCATGGATTAACAGCTACCGCCCTCAACGGCCACTACCGAGAATTGCCGATATCTGGTTTAGCAGACCTAATTGCACGAACTCAGTCCTATCCCAAAGAGGTGTTTTCTGCCGAAGTTGCACTGACAAAGGAACGCATTGGTCAAGCAGTGGCAACCGCCATTTTCAAAAAGACGACAGATTCAGAACCCGATGCCTGCTTTGGTTCGGCGCTGCTAATTCGGGATGTGACGGCAGAAAAGGAAATCGACCAGATGAAAACCGATTTCATCTCAACAGTTTCCCATGAACTGCGGACACCACTGACTTCTGTTCTCGGTTTTGCGTCCATCATTCAAGAAAAGTTGCAAACCGATGTGTTCCCAATGATTGCTACCGAAGACCGCAAGCTTCAAAAAACGATTAAGCGGGTGGCTGACAATCTCAACATTATTGTATCGGAAGCAGAACGGCTCACATCTTTGATTAACGATGTCTTGGACATCGCCAAGATGGAAGCAGGTAAGGTGGAATGGCAGATGCAGCCGATTGATCCCAGCGAATTACTCGATTGGGCAACCAATTCTACCGCCGGGTTATTTGAAACCAATGGCTTGCAATTAGTCAGCGAAATTGAACCAGGACTGCCTCAGATAATAGGCGATCGCAATCGTTTGCTGCAAGTTTTAATCAACCTGATTTCCAATGCCGTTAAGTTTACCGAATCTGGTTGTGTTACCTGTCGCGTCAAACAAGGAAACGACGGTGTTTGCATCAGCGTCATCGACACAGGCATTGGGATTGCACCTGAAGACCAACCAAAAGTATTCGAGAAATTCCGCCAAGTTGGCGACACCCTCACCGACAAACCCAAAGGCACAGGGTTAGGACTGCCCATCTGTAAACAAATCGTCGATCATCACGGCGGTAGAATCTGGGTTGAGAGTGAAGCAGGTAAGGGCAGCATATTCTCATTTATCATTCCCACCTACACCAGCGATCAAAAAACCAATGCTAATCTAAATTTGGATACGCTAGTCAAGCAACTCAAAGAACACGTCATCACCAAAAACGCTGTACTGAACCAAAACCGTAAAACCATTTTGGTTGTAGATGATGACGCTAACATTCGAGAACTATTGCGTCAACAACTGGAAAACGAAGGTTACAACGTTCGGGAAGGAAAAGACGGCATGGATGCAATTCATCAAATCAAATTAGCCCGTCCCGATCTGATTCTTTTGGACGTGATGATGCCCCAAATTAACGGCTTTGATGTGGCAGCCGTCCTCAAAAATGATCCTCAGACCGCAGACATTCCAATAATAATTCTGTCAATTATTGAAAACAAAGAACGCGGCTACCATATTGGTATTGATCGCTATCTCACTAAGCCCATTGACACAGAAAAACTCCTTACCGAAATTGGCTCACTACTTTACCAAGGCACTTCTAGTAAAAAGGTATTAGTTGTAGATAAAAATGCATCAGCCTTAAAAACCTTATCAGATGTACTGCAAACTCAAGGATACAGCGTGATTGAAGCCTCCAATCCGCAAGAATGCATTTATAAAGCCTTGTCAGCCAAACCTGACATGATCATCATCGATTCTATCTTCTCTCAAGAAGCCGATTTGGTGAAAACCCTACGGTTTGAAAAGGAGTTGGAAAATGTATTTTTTATTATGCTGTCCGAACAGTAA
- a CDS encoding ATP-binding protein: MSTVSLRKMFNKKELPSLLHNLAYQFNIAIDVELVDGTKLISIGEQTAKNRYPIEVSGEIIGWVVGGEQATLLATLLSFLAKQEAEKKVLAKELLERYQEIDLFEDISTQLTTSLDTRQIAQLVLQELRQLIESSAGMILLLSPDATAFEIIAEFGVFFDHSQPEPGKGIIGNIVQSNRAELINDVQADPRLEKQKNVSAMICVPLRAKERVLGAIAIGNPKTDSYKAEHLKLVSIFASQSAIAIDKALLYEQSTQVALQAKAQTEKLQQALHELQLAQTQLIQSEKMSSLGQLIAGVAHEINNPVNFICGNLRYVAQYSQDLLHLLEKYQKFLPVAPPELESELDNIDLEFIIQDLPKLLDSMKLGTSRIVEIVQSLKNFSRHDEAEMKAVNIHDGIDGTLMILHHRLKADVRRPAIEIVKDYAKLPLIECYPGQLNQVFMNILANAIDALEENMENSRFRSSLQSLTPNPQITIRTKLLDQQWVVIRIADNGPGMKEEVIHRIYDPFFTTKDIGKGTGLGMAISYQIIVDKHGGILKCRSQLGEGTDFWIQIPLNCALVDATEEQNSASVSQTHTTELSHTPDTDGFIPSTTPMLKPTDLLISHTQLIQRLSQHSPDMEGTSPDQIYQMFQRYPISLRLYATLLSWFCCSTPNQIRH; this comes from the coding sequence ATGTCTACAGTTAGCCTCAGAAAGATGTTCAACAAAAAAGAGTTGCCATCTCTCCTTCATAACTTAGCCTACCAGTTCAACATTGCAATTGATGTTGAACTAGTAGACGGCACGAAACTGATTAGCATTGGTGAGCAAACTGCAAAAAACCGATATCCAATCGAGGTGTCAGGAGAAATCATCGGTTGGGTTGTTGGGGGAGAACAGGCAACTTTACTTGCGACTTTGCTCTCCTTTCTGGCCAAGCAGGAAGCTGAGAAGAAAGTACTCGCTAAAGAATTGCTGGAGCGATACCAGGAAATTGATTTGTTTGAGGATATCTCGACTCAACTGACAACAAGTTTGGATACTCGACAAATTGCCCAACTCGTGCTTCAAGAATTGAGACAATTAATTGAATCATCTGCGGGGATGATTCTGCTTTTGAGTCCAGATGCAACTGCATTTGAAATCATTGCTGAATTTGGAGTGTTTTTTGACCACAGTCAGCCAGAACCGGGTAAGGGAATTATTGGCAACATTGTGCAATCCAATCGCGCAGAACTAATCAATGATGTGCAAGCCGATCCTCGATTAGAGAAGCAAAAAAACGTTAGTGCAATGATTTGTGTACCGTTGCGAGCCAAGGAGCGGGTACTGGGAGCGATCGCTATTGGAAACCCCAAAACGGACTCATACAAGGCAGAACACCTGAAACTTGTGAGTATCTTTGCCTCTCAAAGTGCGATCGCCATTGACAAAGCTTTGCTTTACGAACAAAGCACTCAAGTAGCTCTCCAGGCAAAAGCCCAGACAGAGAAGCTTCAGCAAGCTCTCCATGAGTTGCAATTGGCTCAAACTCAGTTAATCCAAAGCGAAAAAATGTCCAGCTTAGGACAACTCATTGCCGGAGTTGCCCACGAAATCAACAACCCGGTTAACTTTATTTGTGGCAATTTAAGGTATGTTGCCCAATACTCTCAAGACTTGTTGCATCTCTTAGAAAAGTATCAAAAATTCCTACCTGTTGCCCCTCCAGAACTGGAATCAGAGTTAGACAACATAGACCTGGAATTTATTATCCAGGATCTCCCCAAACTGCTAGATTCAATGAAATTGGGCACAAGTCGCATCGTTGAAATTGTCCAATCCCTAAAAAACTTCTCCCGCCATGACGAAGCAGAAATGAAAGCCGTCAACATCCACGATGGCATTGATGGAACCTTAATGATTCTTCATCATCGCCTGAAAGCAGATGTTCGTCGTCCGGCAATTGAAATCGTTAAAGACTATGCAAAACTTCCTCTAATTGAATGCTACCCCGGACAGTTGAATCAGGTATTTATGAACATCCTGGCAAATGCCATTGATGCTTTAGAAGAAAATATGGAAAATTCCAGATTCAGGAGTAGCCTCCAATCTCTAACCCCCAATCCCCAAATCACTATTCGTACCAAACTCCTTGACCAACAGTGGGTTGTGATTCGTATCGCTGACAACGGCCCAGGCATGAAAGAGGAGGTAATTCACCGCATTTACGATCCCTTCTTCACCACGAAAGATATTGGTAAGGGAACCGGGTTAGGTATGGCAATCAGCTACCAAATTATTGTAGACAAACATGGGGGAATACTCAAATGTCGTTCTCAATTGGGTGAAGGAACAGACTTCTGGATTCAGATTCCGTTAAATTGTGCATTAGTGGATGCTACTGAAGAACAGAATAGCGCCTCTGTCTCGCAAACTCACACAACAGAATTATCCCATACTCCCGATACCGATGGTTTCATTCCATCAACAACTCCAATGCTCAAACCAACGGATTTGTTGATTAGCCATACTCAATTGATCCAGCGACTTTCACAGCACAGTCCAGATATGGAAGGTACATCACCCGATCAAATTTACCAGATGTTCCAGCGTTACCCAATTTCATTAAGGCTTTACGCCACTTTGTTGTCTTGGTTCTGTTGTTCTACCCCTAACCAAATACGCCACTAA
- a CDS encoding fatty acid hydroxylase yields MLEAIAVAWLLLFFGDFLSTFFYHVPEHVFGSLHLKTHHSWKKDFRHYAILTFNPQVLLDGILGALPYLLVAVVLWSFSPIGVISGLLLGQFHVWWRHISVLGWQTSKPVNILCLILFITTPERHWLHHHKTNLGFGDIFTFFEQPAQMWLRWLRLLRLRFRYSRI; encoded by the coding sequence ATGCTTGAGGCTATCGCTGTTGCTTGGTTATTACTGTTTTTTGGCGATTTTTTATCTACATTTTTTTACCATGTACCCGAGCACGTTTTTGGTAGCCTACATTTAAAAACGCACCACTCCTGGAAAAAGGACTTCCGCCACTACGCTATTTTGACTTTTAATCCCCAGGTTCTTTTAGATGGTATCTTGGGAGCTTTGCCTTATCTACTTGTAGCAGTAGTCTTGTGGTCTTTCTCTCCCATCGGCGTTATCTCTGGATTACTGCTTGGTCAGTTTCATGTATGGTGGAGACACATAAGTGTACTAGGCTGGCAAACTTCAAAGCCTGTCAATATTTTATGCCTAATTCTATTTATTACTACTCCTGAGAGACACTGGTTGCACCATCACAAAACTAATTTGGGTTTCGGTGATATTTTCACGTTCTTTGAACAACCTGCACAAATGTGGTTACGCTGGCTTCGGCTACTCAGACTTCGTTTTCGCTACTCTCGGATCTAA
- a CDS encoding CopG family transcriptional regulator translates to MNKTAALKFPRLATSSKKRALKRITLNLTSDEAQNLEKYCEQTGKPAIDVIRKLIQALP, encoded by the coding sequence ATGAATAAAACTGCTGCACTTAAATTTCCCCGTTTGGCAACCTCCAGTAAAAAAAGGGCGCTTAAGCGAATTACCTTAAACTTGACATCAGATGAAGCTCAGAACCTTGAAAAGTATTGTGAACAGACAGGCAAACCAGCAATAGATGTAATTCGGAAACTCATTCAAGCCTTGCCTTGA
- a CDS encoding haloacid dehalogenase type II codes for MIEFNQYKALTFDCYGTLIDWENGILEVLKPLLLAHNTNLDDDQILELFAEFEAELEIGDYIKYREVLKRVVQKFGERFGFEPTTEEINSLADSIQHWLPFPDTIEALKSLKQKFKLVIISNVDDDLFAFSAEHLQVKFDQIITAEQAKSYKPSFNNFRLAIERIDLPLDQILHVAASVYHDIITAKSLGLSTVWVNRRAVKKGLHTTGTAISQSDLEVPDLKTLAALSS; via the coding sequence ATGATTGAATTCAATCAGTACAAGGCTTTAACTTTCGACTGTTACGGAACCCTAATCGATTGGGAAAACGGTATCTTAGAGGTGCTAAAGCCACTTCTGCTGGCACATAACACTAATTTGGATGACGATCAAATTCTGGAACTGTTTGCTGAATTTGAAGCAGAACTCGAAATTGGAGACTATATCAAATATCGGGAAGTTTTGAAGAGAGTAGTCCAGAAATTTGGTGAACGATTTGGCTTTGAGCCAACTACTGAGGAAATAAATTCACTTGCTGATTCGATTCAGCATTGGCTGCCTTTCCCTGATACAATTGAGGCACTTAAAAGCCTCAAGCAAAAGTTTAAGCTGGTAATTATCTCAAATGTAGATGACGATCTCTTTGCTTTCTCGGCAGAGCACTTGCAGGTGAAATTTGACCAGATAATCACAGCAGAACAGGCAAAAAGCTACAAACCCTCCTTCAACAATTTCAGACTGGCTATTGAAAGAATTGATTTGCCGCTAGACCAAATATTACACGTTGCTGCTAGTGTATATCACGATATTATTACAGCCAAATCTCTCGGACTATCAACCGTTTGGGTAAATCGTCGAGCAGTCAAAAAAGGACTTCATACCACAGGTACAGCAATAAGTCAATCTGACTTAGAAGT